The Chitinophaga sp. Cy-1792 genome contains the following window.
CATCAACGACGCACCTGCACTGGCGCAGGCAGATGTAGGTATTGCAGTTGGTTCTGGTTCTGATATCGCTGCTGAAACGGCAGGCATTGTGCTGGTAAACAGCAATCCCGCTGATATTGTGAGTCTTGTACGTTTTGGAAAAGCTACTTATCGCAAAATGATACAGAACCTGGTATGGGCTACCGGCTATAACCTGATAACTATGCCGCTGGCAGCAGGTGTCCTGGCGCCCTGGGGCGTGATACTCAGCCCGGCGGTAGGTGCCATTCTGATGACCGTTAGTACCGTCATAGTCGCCATCAATGCTAAATTGCTTAAATTATAACATATCATTTAAACGGTTTCAAATAAATAATTCTATAAATTTGGCAGACATTTAGCTAGTATTTTAAAAACCTGATCATGGGATTATTTGATAAACTAAGGAATGAATTTATAGATATTATTGAGTGGACAGACACCACTTCAGATACCATTGTTTGGAAATTTCCCCGTTACCAAAACGAGATCAAACAAGGCGCGCAACTTACTGTACGTGAGTCCCAGGTAGCTGTGTTCATGAACGAAGGTAAGATTGCAGATATTTTCCCGGCCGGAAGATATGTACTTACTACTCAAAACCTTCCTATCCTTGCCACCTTACAGGGATGGAAATATGGCTTCAACAGCCCATATAAAGCGGACGTTTTCTTCGTGAGCCTGCGTCAGTTTACCAATCAGAAATGGGGTACCAAAAATCCTGTCATGCTGCGTGATGCAGAATTCGGACCTTTACGTATCCGTGCCTTCGGTAGCTATGCATTTAAAATAAAGGCTGCCGATGTATTTCTGAAAGAAGTAGCCGCCACCAACCCGGAATTTACCGTTGATGGTATCAACGAACAACTGCGTAACCTGGCCGTTTCCCGCGGTATGGATGCCATCGCAGAGCAGCATATTCCGGTGCTGGACCTCGCCGCTAAGTATGATGAGGTATCTAACATTATCACAGAAAAAATCCGTCCGGAGTTTAATGAGTTAGGTCTTGAACTGACTAAATTCCTGATCGAAAATATTTCCCTGCCACCAGAAGTGGAAGCAGCACTGGACAAACGCAGCAGCATGGGTATTGTTGGTAACCTGGGTGCATATGCACAATTCCAGGCTGCCAATGCCATGGAAAAATCTGCTGAAAACCCAGGCAGCGGC
Protein-coding sequences here:
- a CDS encoding SPFH domain-containing protein; its protein translation is MGLFDKLRNEFIDIIEWTDTTSDTIVWKFPRYQNEIKQGAQLTVRESQVAVFMNEGKIADIFPAGRYVLTTQNLPILATLQGWKYGFNSPYKADVFFVSLRQFTNQKWGTKNPVMLRDAEFGPLRIRAFGSYAFKIKAADVFLKEVAATNPEFTVDGINEQLRNLAVSRGMDAIAEQHIPVLDLAAKYDEVSNIITEKIRPEFNELGLELTKFLIENISLPPEVEAALDKRSSMGIVGNLGAYAQFQAANAMEKSAENPGSGGLAGAGLGLGMGAAMMGQVGNVFQPNQFNPQTGASGTQAAPAAGAVPPPLPAAVAFHVAIEGKQAGPFELDQLRQLATAGNFNANTLVWKAGMAAWAAAGTVPELAPVLATVPPPLP